AGACATACACCCTGTAACCTTTGAGCTTATTGGAAAGGCCAAGGAACTGGCTGCAAAGGTTGATTTTCCAGTGTATGCTCTGTTTTTAGGGGCAGATATAGAGGACAAGGCTCAGGAGCTTTTACATTATGGAGTAGATGAAGTATTTGTTTACGACAGTGAAGAGCTGAAGGACTTTAGAATAGAGCCTTATGCAGCAGCTTTTGAAGATTTTATAAATAAGGTTAAACCATCAACTATATTAGTTGGAGCTACAACTGTTGGGAGATCCTTAGCTCCTAGAATGGCTGCGCGTTTTAGAACAGGTCTTACAGCTGACTGTACAGTGCTTGATATAAAGGAAAACACAGACCTCATTCAAATAAGACCTGCCTTTGGTGGAAATATAATGGCTCAAATAAATACTCCGAACACAAGACCACAGCTTGCTACTGTGAGATATAAAGTTATGAATGCTCCAGAAAGAAGTACTGAAGCTTTTGGCAAAATAACAATTTGTGATATAGACAGTTCAAAGCTAAGTTCAAATATTAAGGTTTTAAAGGTAACTCACAAGGAAAAGGAAGAAAGCATATCCGATGCTGAGGTTATAGTTGCATGTGGAAGAGGAATTAAATCTGAAAAGGATATGGCTCTTGTGTATGAATTGGCTGATCTTTTGGGTGCTCAGGTTGCTGGAACAAGACCTTTAATTGAAGCTGGCTGGCTCGATGCTAAAAAGCAGATAGGCTTAAGCGGAAGAACTGTTAAGCCAAGGCTTTTAATAGCTCTTGGAGTATCCGGTGCAGTTCAGTTTGCAGCAGGCATGAATGGTGCTGAGTATATATTTGCTGTGAACCAGGATGAAAAGGCTTCAATATTTAATATAGCTCACTATGGAATTGTTGGGGATATTTACGAAGTAGTTCCTCAGCTGATTGAAAAGATAAAGATGGCTAAGGGGGCTTAACGATTAATAATCGTTAGCTACAGTATAAGGAATCCAGGAGGGATAGGGATTATGAGTTACAAGAAAATAGATGAAAAAGATGTAGAATTTTTAGTAGAGCTTTTAGGCAAGGACAGAGTTTTTGTTGGAGGAGAAATCAACGAGGACTATAGCCATGATGAGCTTGGAGGCATAAGCAGAATGCCTGAGGTTATGGTTGAGGTATTATCAACCGAGGAAGTTTCAAAGGTTATGAAGCATGCTTATGAAAACAACATTCCTGTAGTTGTAAGAGGTTCAGGCACTGGGCTGGTTGGAGCATCTGTGCCTCTGCATGGAGGCATAATGCTTAATATGACTAAGATGAATAAAATACTTGAGCTTGATGAAGACAACTTAACTTTAACAGTAGAGCCAGGTGTACTTCTTATGGAAATAGCTAAGTATGTTGAGGAAAGAGACTTTTTCTATCCTCCAGATCCAGGTGAGAAAACAGCTACTATAGGTGGAAATATAAACACTAATGCTGGAGGCATGAGAGCTGTAAAGTATGGTGTTACAAGGGACTATGTAAGAGGACTAGAGCTTGTACTTCCAAATGGAGAAATACTTGCGGTTGGAGGAAAGGTTGTTAAAAACAGCTCAGGCTACAGCATTAAGGATTTAATCTGCGGCTCTGAAGGAACGCTGGCTGTAATAACAAAGGCGGTATTAAAGCTGCTGCCTCTGCCTAAGAAAGCAATAAGCCTTTTAATACCCTTCCCAAATCTTGAAATGGCTATAAATACAGTGCCAAAGATAATAAAATCAAAGGCTGTACCAACAGCTATAGAGTTTATGCAAAGGGAAGTTATACTTGCAGCTGAAGAGTACCTTGATAAAAAGTTCCCAGATAACTCCTCTGATGCTTACCTTCTATTAACCTTTGACGGCAACAGCACAGAAGAAATTGAAAGAAACTATGAAAAGGTTGCAGAGCTTTGCTTAGCTGAAGGAGCATTAGACGTATTAATATCAGATACAGATGAGAGAAAACAGGCTATATGGTCAGCAAGAGGAGCCTTCCTTGAGGCTGTTAAGGCTACTACAACTGAAATGGACGAGTGTGACGTTTGTGTTCCAAGAAACAGTGTAGCAGACTTTATAAGATACACCCATGAGCTTCAGCAAGAGTTCAACGTTAGAATAAGAAGCTTCGGACATGCCGGTGACGGAAACCTTCACGTTTATGTTCTTAGAGACGACATGACTAAAGAGCAGTGGGAAAAGAAGCTTAGTGAGGTATTCGAGGCTATGTACAAGAGAGCTAGAGAGCTTAATGGAGTTGTTTCCGGCGAGCACGGAATTGGATACGCTAAGAGACCATATTTATTCGAACAATACAGTGAAGAGTATATAACTCTAATGAAAAACATTAAGCTTGCCTTTGACAGCAAGAATATATTAAATCCAGGCAAGGTTTGCCAATAAGAAATACAAATGAAGCCCAAGCTTGATGCTTGAGGCTTCTATTTTTATAAGATAAATATGTAAGATTTTATTAAAGGATACTGCTGATATTCCGCAGGTGACTTGCATCT
The genomic region above belongs to Clostridium swellfunianum and contains:
- a CDS encoding electron transfer flavoprotein subunit alpha; the protein is MGRLVVNESKLNSEIVQELVKICPFKAIEDKDGKIEINAGCKMCKICVRKGPAGVMEFVEDEVKSIDKSLWNGIAVYVDHVEGDIHPVTFELIGKAKELAAKVDFPVYALFLGADIEDKAQELLHYGVDEVFVYDSEELKDFRIEPYAAAFEDFINKVKPSTILVGATTVGRSLAPRMAARFRTGLTADCTVLDIKENTDLIQIRPAFGGNIMAQINTPNTRPQLATVRYKVMNAPERSTEAFGKITICDIDSSKLSSNIKVLKVTHKEKEESISDAEVIVACGRGIKSEKDMALVYELADLLGAQVAGTRPLIEAGWLDAKKQIGLSGRTVKPRLLIALGVSGAVQFAAGMNGAEYIFAVNQDEKASIFNIAHYGIVGDIYEVVPQLIEKIKMAKGA
- a CDS encoding FAD-binding oxidoreductase, whose product is MSYKKIDEKDVEFLVELLGKDRVFVGGEINEDYSHDELGGISRMPEVMVEVLSTEEVSKVMKHAYENNIPVVVRGSGTGLVGASVPLHGGIMLNMTKMNKILELDEDNLTLTVEPGVLLMEIAKYVEERDFFYPPDPGEKTATIGGNINTNAGGMRAVKYGVTRDYVRGLELVLPNGEILAVGGKVVKNSSGYSIKDLICGSEGTLAVITKAVLKLLPLPKKAISLLIPFPNLEMAINTVPKIIKSKAVPTAIEFMQREVILAAEEYLDKKFPDNSSDAYLLLTFDGNSTEEIERNYEKVAELCLAEGALDVLISDTDERKQAIWSARGAFLEAVKATTTEMDECDVCVPRNSVADFIRYTHELQQEFNVRIRSFGHAGDGNLHVYVLRDDMTKEQWEKKLSEVFEAMYKRARELNGVVSGEHGIGYAKRPYLFEQYSEEYITLMKNIKLAFDSKNILNPGKVCQ